The Lachnospiraceae bacterium KM106-2 nucleotide sequence TGCTGTCTTAGGTTCATTCGTATCACTGTTGTTTTTGATAGCCAAACTTTTAATGTTCATAATGATTTCAGTTACATCCTCTTTTACACCAGGAATTGAACTAAATTCATGTACTACACCATCAATCTTAACCTGACTTACTGCAGCACCTGGTAATGAAGAAAGCATGATTCTTCTTAAGGAATTACCTAAAGTAGTACCATAGCCTCTTTCAAGAGGTTCAACTACAAAACGACCATATTTTTTATCTTCTGATATTTCCGCAATCTCAATTTTTGGTTTTTCAAAATCAAACACTAAAGGACCCTCCTTTTGGGTTAGATTTATTGAGGGTATCTATAATACAGCATATATTAGGAGCTATAATACCCACTATCTGATTAACATGAAACCGAACCTTCCTAAGCCTAGGAAGGCCGTCCATGAAATTACGCGTATTATTTAGAATACAACTCAACGATAAGCACTTCGTTAACAGGAACATCGATTTCTTCTCTTGATGGCATTTCTTTAACAGTACCAGAAAGAGCTTCTTGATTAGCTTCAAGCCAAGCAGGAACAATCTTTGCACCAGTAACTTCTAAGATATCTTTGTATCTTTGAGCACTCTTATATTTTTCTTTAATTTCGATAACATCACCTGGTTTTACTGAGTAAGAAGGGATGTTTACACATTTACCGTTTACTAAAATGTGTTTGTGATCAACGATCTGTCTAGCTTCTTTACGAGTTCTAGCATAACCCATTCTGTAAACAACGTTGTCAAGTCTAAGTTCAAGAAGGATCATTAGGTTTTCACCTGTTGTACCATTCTTCATTTTCTTAGCTTTTGCAAACATGTTTCTGAAAGGTTTTTCTAAAACACCATAGATAAATTTTGCTTTTTGTTTTTCTCTTAATTGTAAACCATATTCACTAGTTTTTTTACCAGCTCTAGCTGATGATCTATTGGATGTCTTGGATAATCCCATAAATACAGGGTCTAAACCAAGTGATCTACATCTTTTAAGAACAGGACTCATGTCTCTTGCCATTTGTTATATACCTCCTAATTAGACTCTTCTACGTTTTGGTGGTCTACATCCGTTGTGTGGAACTGGAGTTACATCTTTGATGCTTGTTACTTCGATACCACAAGCTTGAAGAGCACGAATTGCTGCTTCTCTTCCTGATCCAGGACCTTTAACCATAACTTCTACTGATTTTAATCCGTGTACTAACGCTGCTTTAGCTGCTGTTTCAGCTGCCATTTGAGCTGCATAAGGAGTAGATTTTCTAGAACCTCTGAAACCTAATCCACCAGCACTAGCCCAAGAAAGTGCATTACCTTCTGCATCTGTTAGTGTAACGATTGTATTATTAAAAGATGACTGAATGTGTGCTTGTCCACGGTCTACGTTCTTTTTCACACGTCTTTTAGTCACTTTTTTTGTAACTTTTTTAGCCATTACCAGACCCTCCTATTGGATTATTATTTCTTCTTGTTTGCTACTGTACGTTTAGGACCTTTTCTAGTTCTAGCGTTTGTCTTAGTTTTTTGACCACGAACTGGAAGACCTTTTCTATGACGAATTCCTCTGTAGCATCCGATTTCTTGTAATCTCTTAATGTTAAGAGCGATTTCTCTACGTAAATCACCTTCAACTGTTTGTGATTCGTCGATGATATCACGAATTCTAGCAACTTCTTCATCTGTTAAATCGCGAACACGAGTGTCTGGATTAACATTTGCTGCAGCTAAAATACGGTTAGAACTTACTCTACCAATACCATAGATGTAAGTAAGACCGATTTCTACGCGTTTTTCTCTTGGTAAATCTACACCACTAATACGAGCCATGTGCGTACGACACCTCCATTAATATTGTTGTTTTCTTTTCTTAAAATAAGAAACCTTTGTTTCAAGTTTCAATACGTTATACGTAATGACAACACTTCCTAGTGTTTCATTACCGCAGCCGCTTTAAATTGTGATGAAACTACTGCATATCACATCAATAGTTCACTAACAACTAGTGATAATGACACATAGTTATTAAAGCATAAACGTTTTCCGCTTATACCCACAATATCACAATGTGAATGTTCTTTAGAAACTAAAGTCATTCAAAGTGCATAATAAAGCACTTGTCAAAAAAAGACAGATTGTAACACAGAAAGCAAGACTTGCTATTATTTATATATGAACGCTCCTATTATAATCACCAGATCAAGTAAAAAGTACAAGACGTTTTAAACAATCTTTTATTATAATATTATATCGTTCTCATAAATCAATAATCAATTCTTAAATTCTAGGTAATCTAGATTAAAAACTATTATTGCTATTAGCCTTGTCTTTGTTTGTGTCTAGGATTTTCGCAGATTACTCTGACACTGCCTTTTCTTTTAATAATTTTGCATTTTTCGCAAATTGGTTTTACTGAAGATCTAACTTTCACAGTAAATCTCTCCTTTCACAAAAGTCCACTTGCTATTATATCATCATTCTTTGTAAATAGCAAGAAGAAATTTATTTGTCACGCCAAATTATTCTACCCTTTGTTAAATCATATGGAGAAAGCTCTAATGTTACCTTATCACCTGGTAAGATACGAATGAAGTTCATTCTTAATTTACCACTAATGTGAGCTAATACCTGGTGTCCATTTTCAAGTTCAACTTGAAACATTGCATTAGGTAATTTTTCAATAACTGTTCCTTCTACCTCAAGAACGTCTGCCTTTGACATTTTCTAACCTCCTAAATCATAACTTGACTATTGACATACTACTATTTATAGTTAGCAATAAATTTCTTTATTGCGTTCCTAACATCTGAATTCATAAGTACGCCTTGTTGCATTTTACTTACTAGATATGCATCGATATATTCCATACTCTGAATATGTTTACATTTTTTATATTTCGGCTTTTCGATAGTTCTGACTTTTCCGTCCACTAGGTAAACGTATTCGCCATCTACTTTTATTATGACAAAGATTTCTTCCTTATCATGTCCCGCAAGGGATTTTACGATCTGCCCTAACTCATATCCAATCATATTAGCACCTATAATCTTATTTTATAATGCTTAAAATTTCCGGTTCCCCGTCAGTGATCAATATCGTGTTTTCATAATGGGATGATAATGACCCATCAACAGTTACAACCGTCCAGTCATCATCAAGCCATGCCACTTCATATCCACCTAGATTAACCATAGGTTCAATTGCTAACGTCATACCAGGTTCTAATCGGATTCCTCTTCTTTTCTGTCTGAAGTTTGGTATTTCAGGCCCTTCATGAAGCGCCGTACCAATTCCATGACCTACTAAGTCTCGCACAATGGTAAATCCATTTGCTTCGACATAATCCTGAATCGCTCCTGATATATCATTTAGGTGAAAACCTGCCTTAGCATACTTGATACCTTCAAAAAAGCTTTGCTTCGTAACTTCGTTAAGTCGCTTTGCTTCTTCACTTACATTGCCAATCGCTAAGGTTCTAGCCGCATCTGAATGATATCCTTTATAAATGACGCCTGCATCTAAGCTAACGATATCCCCATCTTGAATGATTCTAGATCTTGTTGGAATACCATGTACTACTTCTTCATTAATTGATACACAAATAGAAGCAGGATAGCCGTTATAATTTAAAAAGGATGGAATACAATTATAACTTCGTATTAATTCATTTGCTTTCTTATCAACATCTAATGTTGACATACCTGGCTTTATAAACTTTTCTAACTCTACATGCACATTAGCAAGGATTCTTCCTGCTTCACGCATTAATTCAATTTCTTTTTTTGACTTGATTGTAACAGACATTGTTGGCACCTCTGTCCTTATTTACTTAATAAGTTTACGATTTCGGCAAATACATCTGCCATGTCTTTTGTACCGTCAACGTCAACGATAATACCCTGTTTTGTGTAGTAATCGATAAGTGGTTGTGTTTGAGTATGATATACATCTAAACGTTTCTTAACTGTTTCAGCCTTATCATCATCTCTTAATACAAGAGTTCCCCCACACGCATCGCATACACCTTCAACCTTAGTTGGGTTATATTTGATATGATATGTTCCACCACAAGCGAGACACGCTCTTCTACCGGACATACGATCGATGATATTCTCATCTGGAACATCAACATTGATTGCATAATCCATTTTTTCTCCAAGCTTACTTAAAGCACTGTCTAAGCTTTCAGCTTGAGGAATGGTACGTGGGAAACCATCTAATACATAACCGTTCTTACAGTCATCTTGTTGTAAACGATCTACTACTAAGTCTACTACTAATTCATCTGGAACTAATAAACCTTGATCCATATATGTTTTTGCTTTTTTCCCTAACTCAGTACCCTCTTTGATGTTTGCTCTAAAAATATCTCCTGTTGAAATGTGTGGAATACTATATTTTTCAGCAATCTTCTTAGCCTGAGTACCTTTACCAGCACCAGGAGCGCCTAACATAATAATTTTCATAATCCATCCTCCAGTCTTTCCTGTTAATTATCACCATTTAGAATTGAATTTATTCAATTTGCCATAAAACACAAGAACCCATCGCCTAAAATTTAAGCGATGGTCTTATGTAATCAATTTATAACATTAATCGTTAAGAAATCCTCTGTAATGACGAACTAACATCTGAGATTCAACTTGTTTGATAGTCTCTAAAACAACACCAACAACGATGATAAGAGATGTTCCTCCAAAGCTTACGCTTGCACCAAATGCTCCAGAGAACAAGATTGGTACGAATGCTACAAATGCAAGTCCAATAGCGCCAATAAAGATTATGTTATTAAGCACTTTTGTCAAATAATCTGTTGTAGGTTTACCAGGACGAATACCTGGGATAAATCCACCTTGTTTCTTCATATTATTAGATACTTCAATCGGATTAAATGTAATCGTTGTATAGAAGTATGCAAAGAATATGATTAATACAATATAGACTACTAAGCCTAAAGTATATTTAAATTCACCAAGACTTGAGAAATTACACCAAGATGATGAGTTTAATACCTTAAGTATTTTCTGCCATAGTGTTGCACCAGCTCCTGATTGAGGATGAACCCCAAAGAAACTAGAAACTAAGACAAATACAGACATCAATGAACTAGCAAAAATAACTGGAATTACGCCTGCAGTATTTACTTTCAATGGAATGCTGGATGTTTGTCCACCAACCATCTTTCTTCCTTGTACTTTCTTAGCATATTGAACTGGAATTCTTCTTTCAGCATCACTTAAGATGATAATGAAGACAACCATTGCTACTATAACGGCAATAATGATTACAGCTGCAATAACACCATTAAATACATTAGAAGCACCCTTAATAAACTGATCATATAGTGATGAGATATCTTGTGGCATTCTAGAAACAATGTTAATTAACAAGATTATAGAGATACCATTACCTACACCCTTTTCAGTAATTCTTTCACCTAACCACATTAAGAATGCAGCACCGGCAGTCATAGAAGACACAATTACAATGTAATCTGTAAGGTTATTCAATTTTAAGAAATTCTGACTCTTGAAACCAATAACCATTGCTAAAGCTTCGATTACTGCTAACACGATTGTTAAATATCGTGTGTATTCTGTGAGTTTCTTACGTCCATCTTCTCCATCTTTTTGAAGCTCTTCCAATTTAGGAATTGCAATTGTTAAAAGCTGAATAATGATAGAAGCAGTGATATATGGTGAAATATTTAGAGCAAAGATGGAGAAGTTCGTAAACGAACCTCCCGTCAATGCATCTAAGAAACCTAAAGCGTCACTGTTGCTAAACGCGTTAGCAACAGCTGTTCTGTCTAGTCCTACTACTGGTAATTGTGATCCAAGTCTTACTACAAGAAGTGCCATAAAAGTAAATAATATTTTGTTTCGAATATCCTTTATTTTAAAAGCGTTTCGGACTGTCTTGAACATCCTCTAAATCACCTCAGCATTTCCACCAAGAGCTTTGATCTTTTCAACAGCTGATGCACTATATGCATTAACTTTAACGTCAAGCTTCTTAGTTAATTCTCCATTTCCAAGAATTTTTACACCATCTTTTGGATTTTTGATTAGTCCAATTTCGATTAAAGATTCAACAGTTACTACTGCGCCATCTTCAAATCTATTAAGCATATCCACATTGATACCGATGATTTCCTTAGAATTTCTACAAGTGAAACCTCTTTTAGGTAATCTTCTGTATAAAGGCATCTGACCACCTTCAAAGCCAACTCTAGGAGCTCCTGAACGAGCTTTTTGTCCTTTGTGACCTTTACCTGCAGTCTTACCATTTCCTGAACCATGTCCACGGCCTTTTCTGAAGTTATTGCTTTGTTTAGAACCATCCGCTGGTCTTAATTCTGATAAATTCATCCTGCGCACCTCCTTATTAGAATATATATATTACATTTCTTCAACTTTTACTAAATGTCTTACTTGATCTACCATTCCTCTAACTGCAGCATTGTCTGGCATCTCAACAGTTTTGTTAAGTTTACGAAGACCTAATGCTTCAACAGTTTTTCTGTGCTTTGGAATGGCTCCGATTGTAGATTTTACTAAAGTGATCTTTAATTTATCTGCCACTTGGCACACCTCCTAAACTATGTGAGAAAGTCTCTATTCGAAATAGAGATTTTCTCATAACTCCTATTTACTAGCCTAATAATTCTTCTACTGAAATACCACGAAGCTTAGCTACTTCTTCTGGAGTCTTTAACTGACGTAAGCCTTCGATTGTTGCTAGAACAACGTTTTGTTTGTTGTTAGATCCTAAAGATTTTGTACGGATATTCTTGAATCCAGCAAGCTCTAACACGTTACGTGCAGGACCTCCTGCGATAATACCAGTACCTTCCTGGCTATTCTTAAGTAATACTACTGCACTACCGAATTTACCAGTGAAGTCATGAGGTACACTACCGTTTTCATCGATAGGTACAGTGATAAGTTTTTTGATTGCGTCTTCTTTTCCTTTGCGGATTGCTTCAGGAATTTCAGCTGCTTTACCTAAACCAGCACCAACGTGTCCGTTCTTGTCACCAACAACTACTAATGCAGTAAATCTAAAGTTACGACCACCTTTTACTACTTTAGTAACACGTTTAATTGATACTACTTTATCTTCTAATTCTAATGAACTAGCATCAATAATTTCACGTTTCATGTGTTTTCCTCCTTATTAGAATTGTAACCCAGCTTCTCTTGCTGCGTCAGCTAATGCTTTAATTTTTCCTTGATAAATAAATCCGCCTCTATCGAATACCACTGAAGTGATACCAGCTTCTAAAGCTTTTTTAGCGATTACAGTTCCTAATTTAGCAGCTGCATTAACATCGTTTGTCTTTTCTAAATCTGCTTTAACGTCGTTTTGTAGAGTAGATGCTGAAACTAAAGTATGACCAACTGTATCATCAATAATTTGAGCATACATGTGGTTATTACTTCTAAATACAGCTAAACGTGGAGTTGTTGCTGTTCCAGCTAAACGGCTACGGATTCTTCTATGCTTTTTAGCACGAACTTCTGTTCTTGATACTTTACTAACCATCTTATGACACTCCTTTACTATTATTTCTTACCAGTCTTACCAACTTTACGTCTAATAACTTCATCAGCATATTTGATACCTTTACCTTTATAAGGCTCTGGTGCTCTCTTTTCTCTGATTTCAGCTGCGTATTGGCCTACTTTTTCTTTACTAATACCTTTAACGATGATCTTGTTTTGTCCTTCAACAACAACTTCAAGGTCAGCTGGATCTTCCATCTCTACTGGATGAGAGTATCCTAAAGATAATACTAAAGTTTTTCCTTGTTTTTGAGCTCTGTAACCAACACCGTTGATTTCAAGAACTTTTTCATAACCCGCAGTAACACCTTGGATCATGTTTGAGATTAATGTTCTAGTTAAACCATGTAAAGATTTCATTTTCTTTAAATCGTTTGGTCTAGAAACAGTGATTACATCGCCATCTTTAGCAATGATCATTTCCGCAGGTAATACTCTTTCAAGAGTTCCCTTTGGTCCTTTTACAGTCACTTTATTATTTTCTGCAATATCAACAGTTACTCCTGCTGGTACCGCGATAGGCAATCTTCCGATACGTGACATTGCCGGCACCTCCAATTTCTATTAGAGTGAATTGGGGAGAATCTATGTCGAAACCCTTACTATCACTGGTTAATTGTTTTCTTATTTAAAAATTCAAGATAAGCAGTGAGCTCACTGCATTTGTTTACTACCAAACAAATGCAAGAACTTCTCCACCTACATTAAGTTTTCTAGCTTCTTTATCAGTGATAACACCTTTGTTTGTAGAGATAATTGCTGTACCAAGACCACCTAATACTCTAGGAAGTTCTTCAGCGTTAGCGTAAACACGAAGACCTGGTTTAGAAATTCTCTTTAAGCCTGTGATAATTTTTTCATTTTTATCTTTACCATATTTTAAAGTAATGATAATGTTTTTGAATCCATCAACTTCTTCGATGGCAAATTTCTTAATGTAACCTTCTTTAAGTAAAATCTCAGCGATTGAGACTTTCATTTTAGAAGCAGGTACACTAACTGTATCATGTTTAGCAGTGTTTGCATTACGAACTCTTGTAAGCATATCTGCGATTGGATCGCTCATTGTCATTTTAGTTGCCTCCTTCCTTATCTTACCAGCTTGCTTTTTTCACACCTGGAATTTGACCTTTATAAGCTAATTCACGGAAACAAATTCTGCAGATTCCGTATTTTCTTAAATAAGCATGTGGACGTCCACAAATTCTACAACGGTTATATTCTCTAGTAGAGAATTTTGCAGGACGTTGTTGCTTAATTTTCATTGACGTTTTAGCCATGGAAATCCCTCCTAACTATTTTTTAAATGGCATACCGAATTGTGTTAATAATTCACGAGCTTCTTCATCTGTGTTAGCTGTTGTAACGAAGATGATATCCATACCTCTAACTTTATCAACTTTATCATATTCGATTTCTGGGAAAATTAATTGTTCTTTAATACCTAGAGCATAGTTTCCTCTACCATCAAATGCGTTAGGATTGATACCTCTAAAGTCACGTACACGAGGTAATGCTAAGTTGATAAGACGATCAGCGAACTCATACATCTTTTCACCTCTAAGTGTAACTTTACAACCGATTGGCATACCTTCTCTGATTTTGAAGTTAGCAACAGATTTTTTAGCTCTAGTTAATACTACTTTTTGACCAGCGATGATCTCAAGATCTCTAACAGCAGTATCTAATACTTTAGCGTTATCTTTTGCTTCACCAACGCCCATATTAATAACGATTTTGTCAAGTTTAGGTACTTGCATTACGTTACTGTAACCAAACTTTTTAGTCATTGCATCTACAATTTCGTTTTTATAAGTTTCTTTTAATCTAGCCACTTATGAAACCTCCTTCCTTGAATTAATCGATCACTTCGCCAGTTGCCTTAGCGAAACGAACTTTTTTATCATTTTCAATCTTAAAACCGATTCTTGTTACTTTGCCATTGTTAACATACATAACGTTAGAACTATCAATTGGAGCTTCTTGATGGATAATTCCACCGTTTGGATTAGCTTGGCTTGGTTTAGAATGTTTTGTAATAGTGTTAACACCTTCAACAACAACTTTGTTTCCGTTTACAGAAACAACTTTGCCTTCTTTACCTTTATCTTTACCAGCGATTACTTTAACAGTATCGCCTTTTTTAATTTTGCTAGTTGCCACAGTCGACACCTCCTTATAATACTTCTGGTGCTAATGAAACGATTTTCATGAATTGTTTTTCTCTTAATTCTCTAGCTACTGGTCCAAAGATACGAGTACCTTTTGGGTTTTTGTCATCTTTAATGATAACAGCAGCATTTTCATCAAATCTGATGTAAGATCCGTCTTTACGACGAGCCCCTTTAACTGTACGAACAACAACAGCTTTAACTACATCACCTTTTTTAACAACTCCGCCTGGTGTTGCATCTTTAACCGTAGCTACGATGATATCGCCAATGTTCGCATATCTTCTAGTTGATCCGCCTAATACTCTGATACAAAGTAATTCTTTTGCTCCAGTATTATCGGCAACTTTAAGTCTTGATTCTTGTTGGATCATACCAATACTCCTTTCAGCCGTAACCGTGGGGCAACGTACTCCCACGCTTTAACCACAGCGTCTAAAATTATTTTGCACGCTCGATAACTTCTACAAGTCTCCATCTCTTATCCTTAGATAAAGGTCTTGTTTCCATAACTTTAACTCGATCTCCAATGTGGCAATCGTTGTTTTCGTCATGAGCTTTTAATTTATAAGTTCTTTTAACGATTTTGTTGTATAATGGATGCTTTACATTATCTACTACTGCAACAGTAATAGTTTTGTCCATTTTGTCACTTACTACCTTACCAATACGAGTCTTTCTAAGGTTTCTTTCCACAACAATTCCTCCTTCCTAGGATGTTAATTATGCTCTAGCTTGCTCAGAAATCACTGTTTGAATTCTAGCAATATTTTTTCTAACTTCTTTAATTCTGCTTGTATTATCTAATTGGTTTGTTGCGTTTTGGAATCTTAAGTTGAAAAGTTCCTTTTTAGCAGCTACTAATTCATCATTTAATTCAGCAACAGACTTGCTTTTTAAATCTTTAACGTATTCATTAATTTTCACTGTTGTCACCGCCTTCTAAATCTGCGCGAGAAACTACTTTACATTTTACTGGTAATTTGTGAGTAGCAAGACGTAATGCTTCTCTAGCGATTTCTTCTGGTACTCCAGAGATTTCGAACATTACACGACCTGGTTTAACTACTGCAACCCAGTATTCAAGAGAACCTTTACCGGAACCCATACGAGTTTCTGCTGGTTTCGCTGTTACAGGTTTATCTGGGAAAATCTTGATCCAAACTTTACCACCACGTTTGATATAACGAGTCATAGCAATACGTGCTGCTTCAATTTGGTTAGATCTAATCCATGCTGGCTCTAAAGCCACAATACCATATTCACCGTTAGAAATTCTGTTTCCTCTCATAGCTTTACCAGCTAAAGATCCACGGAATTGTTTACGACGTTTAACTCTTTTAGGCATTAACATTATTTATCGCTCCCTTCCTTTTTAGCAGCTCTTGTTGGAAGTACTTCTCCGTGATAAATCCAAACTTTTACACCAACTTTTCCGTAAGTTGTGTCTGCTTCAGCAAATCCGTAATCGATATCTGCACGAAGTGTTTGTAGTGGAATAGTTCCATCGCTGTAGAATTCTGTACGAGCCATATCAGCACCACCAAGACGTCCAGAAACTGAAGTCTTAATACCTTTAGCGCCTGTTTTCATTGTTCTACCCATAGTTGATTTCATAGCTCTTCTGAAAGAGATACGATTTTCAAGTTGTTGAGCAATGTTTTCAGCAACTAATTGTGCGTTTTGGTCTGGTCTTTTAACTTCTTTAATATCTACCATTAATTTCTTTGTAGTGTAAGATGCTAATTCAGCTTTTAATTTTTCGATTTCAGAACCACCTTTACCGATAACCACACCTGGTTTAGCAGTATAAATGATAACTTTTAATCTATCAGAAGCTCTTTCGATTTCGATCTTAGCGATACCTGCACTATAAAGTCTTTTCTTTAAAAATTTTCTGATTGCATGATCTTCTACTAAATTATCAGCGAAGTCAGCTTCAGCATACCATCTAGAGTCCCAGTCTTTAATGACTCCGACTCTTAAGCCGTGAGGATTAACTTTTTGTCCCATTTTTGCCCTCCTTATCTTTCATCAAGCACGATAGTGATGTGGCTCATTCTCTTTTCGATTCTATAAGCTCTACCTTGTGCTCTTGGTCTAATTCTCTTCATTGTAGGTCCTTTATCTGCGTAGCAACCTGCAACGTAAAGATTTTCAGGATTCATTCCGTTATTGTTTTCAGCATTAGCAATAGCTGATTTTAATAATTTTAATACTATACTTGAAGCGTATCTTGGATTGTAAGTTAAAATACCAATCGCTGTCTGTACATCCTTGCCTCTAATTGCATCTAAAACGAAACATGCTTTTTGAACTGAAACTCTAGCGTAAGATAACTTAGCAGTAGGTCTAGTTTCTCTTTGTTGTTCGTTTCTCTCTCTTTTTATCTGGGATCTATGTCCTTTAGCCATGGATGCAACCTCCTTTCGAATTATAAACAATTGTTACTATATAAAATCTATTCGATCAATTATTTTTTCATTTTCTTTTCGTCTTTGCCATGTCCTCTGTAAGTTCTTGTAGCTACGAACTCTCCAAGTTTGTGACCAACCATATCTTCAGTCACATATACAGGTACATGTTTTCTTCCATCATGAACAGCAATAGTGTGTCCTACGAATGATGGGAAGATTGTAGAACGACGTGACCAAGTTTTGATCACGGACTTGTCATTTGCTTCATTCATAGTGTCTACTTTTTTAAGTAAGCTAGCATCTGCAAATGGTCCCTTTTTCAATGAACGTGCCATAGGTTCAAACCTCCTTATTTAACGCCTTTACCGTCTCTTCTTCTTACGATTAATTTGTTAGATTGTTTGTTTTTCTTTCTTGTCTTCAAGCCAAGAGCTGGTTTACCCCAAGGTGTGCATGGTCCTGAGCGTCCAACTGGAGCTTTACCTTCACCACCACCATGTGGATGGTCATTAGGGTTCATTACAGAACCACGAAC carries:
- a CDS encoding LSU ribosomal protein L22p, translated to MAKGHRSQIKRERNEQQRETRPTAKLSYARVSVQKACFVLDAIRGKDVQTAIGILTYNPRYASSIVLKLLKSAIANAENNNGMNPENLYVAGCYADKGPTMKRIRPRAQGRAYRIEKRMSHITIVLDER
- a CDS encoding SSU ribosomal protein S3p codes for the protein MGQKVNPHGLRVGVIKDWDSRWYAEADFADNLVEDHAIRKFLKKRLYSAGIAKIEIERASDRLKVIIYTAKPGVVIGKGGSEIEKLKAELASYTTKKLMVDIKEVKRPDQNAQLVAENIAQQLENRISFRRAMKSTMGRTMKTGAKGIKTSVSGRLGGADMARTEFYSDGTIPLQTLRADIDYGFAEADTTYGKVGVKVWIYHGEVLPTRAAKKEGSDK
- a CDS encoding LSU ribosomal protein L24p, translated to MATSKIKKGDTVKVIAGKDKGKEGKVVSVNGNKVVVEGVNTITKHSKPSQANPNGGIIHQEAPIDSSNVMYVNNGKVTRIGFKIENDKKVRFAKATGEVID
- a CDS encoding LSU ribosomal protein L29p, giving the protein MKINEYVKDLKSKSVAELNDELVAAKKELFNLRFQNATNQLDNTSRIKEVRKNIARIQTVISEQARA
- a CDS encoding SSU ribosomal protein S19p, which codes for MARSLKKGPFADASLLKKVDTMNEANDKSVIKTWSRRSTIFPSFVGHTIAVHDGRKHVPVYVTEDMVGHKLGEFVATRTYRGHGKDEKKMKK
- a CDS encoding SSU ribosomal protein S17p, which encodes MERNLRKTRIGKVVSDKMDKTITVAVVDNVKHPLYNKIVKRTYKLKAHDENNDCHIGDRVKVMETRPLSKDKRWRLVEVIERAK
- a CDS encoding LSU ribosomal protein L16p, coding for MLMPKRVKRRKQFRGSLAGKAMRGNRISNGEYGIVALEPAWIRSNQIEAARIAMTRYIKRGGKVWIKIFPDKPVTAKPAETRMGSGKGSLEYWVAVVKPGRVMFEISGVPEEIAREALRLATHKLPVKCKVVSRADLEGGDNSEN
- a CDS encoding LSU ribosomal protein L14p, with the protein product MIQQESRLKVADNTGAKELLCIRVLGGSTRRYANIGDIIVATVKDATPGGVVKKGDVVKAVVVRTVKGARRKDGSYIRFDENAAVIIKDDKNPKGTRIFGPVARELREKQFMKIVSLAPEVL